From the Ipomoea triloba cultivar NCNSP0323 chromosome 8, ASM357664v1 genome, the window AAATGATTTGAATGTGTTTTTAATATTTGGTCCAGACACTTGCAGAACTTTGTTTTGTCACTATGAAATAATGCTCAATATGCCAAGTACAGAAGTTTGGATGGTTAACATCATTTTCACTCATTTGTTAACCCCATCTTTCCTTGTAATTAACCTGCAGATGGCACAATGGACTTTAGAAATCAATTTATCTGAAGAGCAAAGATCCACTGTTAGCAGGTTCCTGAGTGTAATGGTGTTTGTTGCCAAGCCATTGTGCTAATTTGGGTCTCTAATCACTTTaaacatgcatttttttttccttctttcttttttgaagGAAAGCTAGTTTTGTGACTTGTGAATGTTATGATTAAGTGGGGTCCTTTTATTGGAGCCTGATGTCATTGAGGCCTCATCTTTCCTGGGAAAAAAGCGGAagaagttaaaaaaattaatttttttttcaaaaaaaagataggaagaaaaggagaaaaggaTATGAAGTTGCCATGAAATAGGGCATTATTGTATTGCTACAATGCAATACAGAACTCTAGTTCTTTATGgaagaaaattgagaaaaactgaaaaaggatatgtgttttttaaaaatttactttcATTGGTTTGAGAGTTTCATAGAAAGTTACCAATGTCTTGGAACTGTTGGTTTCTGAAAAAAAACTATGCACTTGCCCCATCATAAGGGGTTTCCACAATGCTTGCTTACTCATCAAATTCCATGCATGTCTTGTCATATTGCTTTTATAACTGTTCCTTCTTTGCTTTTTTGCTCTTGATATTTATTGTCACTATTGGTAAAAACAACTATATTCACAGTGATAGCCTCATAAGATTTCTGTCGCGTTGTGGAAATCTTGTAGGCCATCACCCAGAGGAGAAGCTAAGCATTTTTGTTGGTGGACATTGTAACTGGAGGAAAGGATGGAGTTGCAGACTTGCAGTTGCGTCGTGGGAGAGACTTGTTTCCCACTTCAAAAGCTAAGCAGTAAGTTTTCTTTGGTGGAAATTGTTGCTGAAGTTCCATCTTTCTTCCCTCCCCAGATTCATTTTGTCGGGtgctgtttatgttttatcctTTTCATTCTTGTCCATTGATGCATAAAACAtgatttttctcaaaaatattctCAGGCAGCTAGCACTAGGGCAGTATTCCCATGAATAGATTCCTTTCTTACTTTGGTTTATGTGTTTTGGCAAGTTGGCCAAATCTTTAGCCTTTAGGGAGAGCTTTTATTAGCACAATATGTAAAGTCGAGTTTTCTAGACATGTATTTGATGATAGTTGGAAGTCGAATATgatattaaaagtttaaaacatACTAGTTTATTGTACTAAGGTTAGTTATTCAGATTGTTGTACTattaataagaaaagaaaacactCACCCTATACAAAACTCAATTGATTGACCAATCTAAAGTAAAGTGAATAGACTACATTTCTCACAGTCTCAATGTACAAGTACTATGAGAAATTCAAGACTGTTGACATAAATCCCATGATTTACTTCAACAAAACTCTAGGACAAaagtatatacaaatttttagATTTAGGGTGCAATACTTTCATTGAATGATCCAATTGTTTGATTAAGATAAACTAAATATCGCCCACATAGGCAGTTCAGTTGGTCACTaaggtgaagtttgggaagaatgATAAACTAAATATTAGAGAATTTGTATGTTTTGGGTATAGCCAATGGAGTTTGCTCTCCTCTTGGGCTGTGTTATAATGGTTGATTAGGAATGTGAGATATTGTTCTTTGGAATAATATCTTTTAGTGAAAAAAGTGTGTGAATTTGTTTATGAATCTAAACAGTACATTCACTACACAAAAAGTGAAGATAGAccattaaagaataaaaaaaagggCCAAAAAGGGTAACAAAGCTATAGTGCAGCTTCATTTTCAGGTGCCCAATTACTCACTCTCTACATAGTAAAATGTGCTTAGGAATGGCATCAATTCTCCACCATACACTAATCTTTCACATTTTGGGATGTCATTTCACCAAGAAAAACCCATACAACAATAATTATGCCCATAATTCCACAACTAATACAACTTTTGTCATAACCAAACATCCCATGGGACCAATGAAAGTGCTACAACAGTGTGGGTATAGTTCCAACCTCATCCATGTTTAGTCATGGCAACTTGGTCTAAAGATTCTTTGGAAATTATATTggaaaaataatgaatattctatattattattatttgacaaCTTTTACCTTGTGCTCATCATATTCTTGTAGTGACACTCATTAAGAAATCCAATCTTAATTGAATTGCTCAATGTAACCGCACCAATTTAATATAGAATATActaccaataatatattgtaattatttcTATCTTTTGCTAAGGGTTGAATTTTGTATGGTTGATAAAGTcaactttctttctttatgGAACTTTTATATATCCTGCATCATCAAATATTATGGCATGTAATGATTGTATGATCAAAATGTTTTCTAAACTACTAATGTGCTATACCCTAACGCTTGGTTTTAGTTCAGTTAAGATCAAAGACTAATATAATAGTTGTTCTTGTGAGAAATAAGAATACATCTCATttatccatttaaaaaaatgaatggaTGAAGattttgactttaaaaaaatgttgtggatttatgtaaatatatagaaGTTTGAATGAATAAATCATGGGTATTTACCTAAGATAATGTTATGTGTTGGGCTTCTAGATCTTAAAAATTAGTAAGGCCAAAACGATATAGGTTTGGACTAAAACAATGTGGATTTTCGTAAAATGATGTGAGTTTATCTCAAACTGTTGCAtgacatttattattattattattatttttaatttttgtaaattttacaAAACAGTACAGTTAATGttatttttctccaaaattatgttgtttttctTCCCGATAGTACAATGAAAGTTATTGTCATTTATTTAAGTATCTTTTTTCAAAGTTTTGTAATAAAAGAACaatatttattcttatttttcacATGAAAAtctattatcattttattttgattctatGTTTATATGTGTAGTTTCACGTGTTTACAAATACTTTATTCTTAAGCTTTGAAgttgagatttaaaaaaatcatttaatttggtacgtgataataatattttcatgtGTTGTTTAACCGGTCAAAAAAGGCATGCCATGCACTTGTAGTTGAGATGATGAAGAATTGATAATGAGGTAAACTTGAACCAATCAACTTATGAACATTACTTGTCTCCAATGATTGAAATTCTAATCTTATGTGGAGAAagttttaagaaacaagtatttATCACTATGACACTATTAATTCTTTTCCTCATGAATAAAGGTTCATTACTTGGaaatgaaaatatcattttattttttcatgtaaaatgaaaaaaaaatcaaatcatgtagtaattatataaaactataaaaagGAATAAACTTATGTAAATGGAGAACGAAACAGAATAACAAATCGTCTTATTCTGCCCCTGATGATCTTAAAGACGCTCTAGAGTGGAGGATGGTTATTGTTTAGCTGAGTATTTTTTCAATGGGTTTCTCCCTCCACttgattcaaaataataataataataataataagtgacGCATCAAAGTTAAATAGCTAGTAAAATTCTGTGGTTAAAGTGTAAATATTAATAAAGAGGGACCCAAGTGGTTTTCTGCTAAAGCTTGGGGGTCAAAGTAAAAttatccccaaaaaaaaaatacagaagtGAAAAATACTAGGGAAACATCCTCAGGCAGTCCATATCCACGCGCAACAAACACGCGTGAGACTCACGAACAAGTCACGGGACAGACAAGTGCGGGCTGTACTTTAAACGCCAGGCATCAACCACTGCGCTTTTCCTAACTGCTCCCCATATTCCACGCGCCGTGTCGACGCGTGACCATGCGCCCAGTAAGCGTGCAAGATTTCAGAGTACAACCAAGAAAAGCCTCCAACCTGCAAACATCACATAGGTGGAGCTTTCGTTtcttaccattttttttttttctctcttcttctctgtATTCATCATTAACCAACGAACAAAACCCACCGCTCTCTTCATTTTCTCTCCTCCCTGAAAACCCTAATTTTCTCTCCCCCTGTTTGTCTCTCGTCTCGCAGGTATTTTCCCGTCTGTGTTGCTTTGACGATATGTATCGTGTGTATATCATGGCTAATATATGGACATTTATACGCAGAATGTCTTTAGTTTCAGATCTGCTGCTGGGATTTTTGTATCTTGATGTTTTGTTGGGTATatttgaataaagtttggatttTTACGTGGGTAGAATATGCACCTCGTAATTATGGAGATGTCCTTGATTGTGATTATTGGAGTACGGAGTTTGTTGAGTGTGGTTTGCTTGGGTTGTTCATGGAATTTGGATAGGAAATTGTAGAATGTGGGGGTTGGTCTAAATGCCAAATGTGGGTCTATGGGTCTGTGCTGCTGTCTTTTGGTCTTTTCTTGTAGGTTTCTATACTTTACAGTTGGTTCATTGAATTTTCCAGCTTGAAGCCAAGTGTCATTCCTGATTGGTTTAACTGGTATATAACCAGTGCATGTAGGGGTGAATGTATTTGTGTTGATATGTTCTACCTATTACCTTGGGATGGGTGGTCTTTTCTCTTTGGAGGGAATTTTTAGCGTTTGCTtttcttgtttgtttgtttgttttagcCAATTAGCAATTAGTTTGGCAATTTTGCTGAATCTCTGtgcaatttttttgttttattttgttttatctttttttgGTGAACATGAGCATTTTTGTAGTTACAGGCAGAAAAACCGGGGGGATGGGGGAGGGGGGCATGAAGAAATTCCAAATTTTTAGCAGTTGTTGTGAATGTGTTGAAACAGGTTGCTCCAAATAAAGTTCCATCTTCACTTGTCATGTTATTTGGAGCTGGGCATTGGATTCAGATATAGTGGAATGCATCTGACACAATTGAATCAAAATTTAACCATAACTTAAATTTAGACTTCTtacatcaaatttaattttatttttaatgtcttTTGGAAATTCATTTGAGGTGCCATTGTGGGACATGGCCACATGTCTCTctcattcaattcatataagctCAATGCTAAATAACTTTAATCTCCTAGTAGGAGTCTGGAAAAAAGTATCTTTATCATTCTACTCCATATTAGTTATTCCTATTTACACCAGTTCTgcattatatatgttattggaGGTGATTTTATTGAAATGTTATGGTTTCACATGATATAAAATGTATGCATTACTTGAAACTTCACAATTTGAAATTCTGGCAATTGTATTGTATTGAATTATATTATCAAACAGACAAACACTCAAACTTGATGATCCTGGAGTTTGAAAGTATGCACGTGGTATGGGAAACCTTTTGCTATTAGTGCAAACTGtttgaaaatttcaaataaGTTATAAGTGGCATAGTAAGTATTTGATGTCTATACATTGAGCTACCCAATTTGCAAACATAATGATATGCTGCATAAACATTTGACTTTTGCAGGGAGGGTTTGATTGGCAATTTTAGCTGCTTTTCTCAACATGGATCTGGAAGATAGGTTTCTTGTTAAAGGTGAGCTATTCCCTCATGTTCTTGTAGTTTGGAAGTTATATACATTTCTCTTGATTTGGCATTGGTAGTATACCCTGCTTTCTGAACTATAACcttaaaaattgaagaaaaaaatttacttttctGTATATGGATTTCCTTGAGCCACATTATATATGCATTTTGGCCCCTGATAAAATTTGTGTTTGGGTTGTCTAGATTCCTCCTTCATGTCCTTATGAGGAACTTGTGGCTTTTGAGTTTGATATATTGctttttcttaaaaagaaaaaaaaaatcatatacattCTTCTTTCTGCCTTTTCTCCAATTATTTTCCCTTCTTTGTTATGGCAGGATTCCTTGACCAATCTTAGCCCTGGGCTTACTAGTACTGCTAATGTGCTTACTTTGCCACGGGAAGGTGGGAACCAAGACTCTTGGCTCCTATTTTGTTGCCTCCCttgtttcataattttttcaaccataaaCTTGaagaaaatttgtttattttttttaaaatattaaatttgctTAAAATGTCTTTGTGATAATTGATCTTTGTGTTTTTGACATAAAACTAGGACCAGGAAGATTTCTTCCTCTCTCTGCCAATACTACTATACTAGCTTGAAATGGTGCTTCTCAAGctccctttattttatttttttgtgtgttggtGGGGGATCCCTAATATAGGTTATGATGGCCATGCAAAGTTTTTCTTAGAGTGTCTGCTAGGCAGTCTTTCTGTATGTGTGGAATGATAAATTTCAAGGCTTATCCATGGGTGATAAAGAAGTGTTTGAATGTAAGACttgataaatttcatttttaacaCTAGACCAAACTCCTTTTCTTGTCTCCATACTTGGAAATGTTTCAAATAGCGTTTTGCTTTCTTAACTGTTGTTTTATGTTCTTAATTATCCATTCTTTTTTATTACTTGTAATACAAGGTTAGCCTATGCCTTCCTTGAAAGTTTAAATATATCAGAATATTTCTCATATACAAATATAAGCTTTCATGACCTTCATCCCCATTATAGTTTGAGTTTCTTTGAAATGATTAATTGTTGAACCTTCAAAGCCATGTAAAGGCAAATATTACCTCTTAAACCAGAATGCAGGATCATAGTTTAAGAGTTTCCTTTATAAAGTTGAAGCAGGTGCAGTAGTTTTCATAGGCttgagttgattttttttttttttttttttgaaaagtaggCTTGAATTGATTAAGACAGCTGCTGATTACATTAATCCTGGGACGGTGAAGTTTAGATTGCTCATTAATTTTGTTTGTAAAGGTGGAGAAAAGATATAAATTGCCAAATGCATTTAACATAGTTTATCCTCATGTGCTTTATTTGGAGGTCTGCAATGTGAATGCTCCCAAACGTATGTTTTGACTTCAAATTTTGAGGATCACATCTATTTTATCTTAGCCTCTTTAGATGTACACATAACTAAGAGAAAAAAGATGGCtgccataaattttgaaatttattgaaTTGATTTCCTAGTACTGCTTTAGTTATTGGAGTATTGACTTTAGAAATGTACTGGCCTACTGGGAGTGTTTTCTCATATGCAATAAATGCAAAAGATTAGTGGCAGtgattatcttttatttttgttgaggTTATTTGATCATACCTTTACCCCTTTAGGCTTTGGTAGATCACATTTTGAAGGAATTCAGCCCGGTATGTTTTCTGCAtacaatttagttcatccaagTTTATAAGGATTTATGTCCTTAACACAAAGCTGAAAGGTTGTAAGCATCATTTTTACAGTACATTATATAAGACAAGTACTACAAAGTTGTTTTGTGTGAACCTCTAGGGCCATTGGTCTTTCTACATCTGTTGCTATTTGTTTTGATTTAGGTATGGACAATCTACTTGTATTCATTATTCTCAGTTAATCCTCTTTGGTCCTGCCAATTAGATCATAAGCAcagtttttaactttttataaaCCCTAATGTGTGGCCAAAGTTTTGCCATGCCATCTTGTGATTACAAAACCTCTTATCGATTGCGCAATTTACAATGTTGCTGTCAACACTTGTATGTTCGCTTTGTGTCTGGATCTATTTAATGTATAGCCTACTACAGAGATCTTATGCTTGGATCAAGATATTGGATTCAACGATTCAAAATCTGTTGTTCTTCAACTCTTTTGGGATCATCAAATTTTAGAGAAAGTACCTTTGAGAGTTTAGTGAATTCATCTATATCAGGTAATTCTGTTCTGAGGTGTTTCCACTTTGAAAGACTATACTAAATGAAATAGCAGCTTATGTATTCAGCTTTCTGAATCAAAACAAGTGCTTGCTGGTTTCACTTTAATTATCACAACCCCCTTAAACTTCGTACTTGTTTTTGTGTTATTTTTGTTATGAAAATTGTACATTTACTCTTCATTTCCTGATTATTAAGTGATTCCATATGTTCATTTACTAAAATGTATGGCACTTCACAAATGAATGTATTCTTAATCAGTTTCTATTATTTAGGCAAATAGAACTTTGTGTATAGTTTCTTAAGatgtactccgtaatttttATCGTAAATATTGACTTTAATTGTATAAGAAGTTAAATAAAGATTTAGTGAAATtaaccaaataaataataaaagtggCAGTTTTTATTGGCTAATGGGtgtatttgaatatttattatatatcacatataatttcattactgtTATTCTATGTATTTGAAAAATCTTGTAACATCCAGTTATTATATGAATATGTGGGATGATTCGGAATCCAATTAtagttaaattaataaaatcaaaagaaaaacaaacatttaAGGATAATTTTTGTTCACTATAATAGAATAACCCTAACACACTTTTATATGTAGTATAGCATTAACGTGAGATCTTGTGCATCCTCTAATATGATTTCTTCTGTGCTGGAATCTGCATTCATGCTACTGCTACTTTTGAAATTGGATGACAGCGAAACCTCATCCCCTCTTTCCTTTTTTGTATCGTTGACActgaaaataatgattaatAACTTGCGTGCGGTAGCCGGTAGGAAAACCTAATCTTTGGTTATAATTTTTCCGTTGTAGAATTTCTGAAAATAATTCAGACCTATATCTCTAATCCAAATCTTCGGCTTTGGTGGGGACTCTTGTATGCTTGTATTTCAGAAAATATTTCCCCATCTCACTTTAAGTGAGGCACAACTGGAAGCTCCACTatttgctttatttttatttatttatttttctcttttaattcTTGTTTAACCCTTTTTTTCATCAAGCATTCAGTTACGCACtttatgcagaaaaaaaaaaaagaagaaataaatgaGTTGGCCAAAGGAATACTTAGGAAgtgatataacataattttgtttGGATCTTGCACCACTTATTAACTATTCACAGAATCTGATTTTGGATGCCAACAAGTTATACAAATATTCTGCATGTGATGTGAAAATTCCATTGCATATCAGAACATTATCTTCAATGAAATTTGAAAGTTTTCAAACTCCAAAAAAGTAGTTCATGCAATTACTAAAAATAGGTGGTATGGAATAGACTTTGAAATCCGAGACTATTTGTGACATCTTTTATTTCAGTTTCAGGCATTCAAAGTCTTTCTTCCAGTGTCCACAGCACTCCAGAGAAAAATGGAAATTCAGATGATTCATCCAGAAGTCCAGATTCACTCCAAAAATCCCTGAACTCTGGTATAGCGAAAGATCTTTCTCACCCAAGCttcaataaggaaaagaagaaattgGGTTCATCAACGTGCAAAATGATCATCGAGCATCCAGCAAAGCCAAGCAAGAAAACGTTGAAGAGTCAGGAGCTAAAAAGGCCATCTTCTAGCCCCAGAGATCATCATCCTTCAAGAAAGCAGCAAAGGAAGGGGGAAAACCCTGTCCGAATACCTCCATCCGCTGGCCATTGTGCAGATGTTAAATGTTCGAATTCATGGATCTGTAAAAACTCTGCTTGCCGAGCAACTATTTCAATGGATGACACGTTCTGTAAGAGATGCTCTTGCTGCATCTGCCACTTGTTTGATGATAACAAGGATCCGAGTCTTTGGTTGGAATGCACATCAGAGTCTGGTCAAGGAGAATCCTGTGGCTTAACTTGCCATATTGAGTGTGCTCTCCAGCGAGGAAAGGTAGGGGTTGTTGAGCTTGGACAACTAATGCAGCTGGATGGGAGCTACTGCTGTGCTTCGTGTGGCAAAGTTTCGGGAATACTAAGGTAAATCTACCAATAACATGTGAAATTTTGCCCCATTATTAGTACATGGGTTTAAATTGAATTGTTTGGCATTGTGTGTTGAATGTTGGAATTCTAGGGATTTCtagctttttttgtttttagctGGTTTTGAGTCTTTTTCCTGTTATTACTGAATTTCTGCAGATACTGGAAGAAACAACTTAGCATAGCAAAAGATGCTCGTCGTGTTGATATCCTGTGTTACAGAATATACTTGAGTTACCGACTCCTAGATGGAACTTCCAGATTTAAAGAACTACATGAAATCATTATAGAAGCCAAAGCCAAATTGGAAACGGAGGTGGGTCCGTTGGGTGGAGTTTCAGCAAATATGGCTCGAGGCATCGTTAGCAGGCTTTCTGTCGCGGGTGATGTGCAGTCTCTCTGCTCTCTTGCTATCGAGAAAGCTGATGAATGGCTTAACACAAAGTCTAGCGTTGTCCCTAATTGCAAAGGTACTAGAGATTTTCTATATTATGATATACAATGAATTATCGTGAAGACCATTCTTcatcgtctttttttttttttttttttttttttttttttgcgcttTTTCTAGAGGGTTCACTGCCAGCAGCCTGCAAATTTCTTTTCGAGGAAGTGACGTCTTCTTCAGTTGTGATTGTATTGATAGAGCTGTCCAGTTCGTCATCAGAACGTGTCCAAGGCTACAAGCTTTGGTACTGTAGGGCTCGGGAAGACACTCACGCAAAAGAGCCCGTTTGTGTCTTTCCCAGAAGTCAGCGAAGGGTTTTGATATCGAATTTGAAGCCTTGCACCGAATACTCCTTCAGGATTGTCTCCTACACGGAGTCCAGTGACTTGGGACATTCCGAGGTTAAATGCTTTACAAAGAGCGTTGAGATAATTCACAGAAATTTGAGCTCGATAGCTCGGAATCATGGGAAGGACAGCCTAGATACTGGAGGAAGCTCTAGCGGAAAGGAAGACAACGAGGCTATGACAAGAATCGAGTCGGATTCTGGATTTAGGGTTCGAGACCTCGGGAAAATCTTAAGACTGGCATGGGCTCAACAGCAAGGCTGTTTAGACGGGTTCTGTGGAGTAGAAATACGAAAGTGCTGTGGAGGTTGTAATATCGTCAAACCCGAGAGTGTACAACAAGACCATAAACCTTCTGCATCTCGCCAGCTCGACTTAAATGTCGCTTCAGTTCCCGATTTGAATGAAGACTTAATCCTTCCCATCGATTCCTCTAGAGACGAAGATAACGAGTGCACTCTGAGGCAAACTGTCGAGGCAGATGATGCTGTCTCCCACGACAATCAACGCAACGGGGTTGCAAGGTCACATGGAAGCGGCGACTCCCAAAATTGGATCCATCCGCAGACCGGAGAAGCAACAGCCGTTGACTCCAAGGCGCAAGCGTCTCGAAAGAGAGCCGCTAGCAACTACGCCGAGCCACGCGACTCCGACAGCACTCTCATGAACGGATCGCCTATCCAAGTCCACAACGCTTCGGGGTGCTTGGACGAGAGCTTCGAATACTGCGTGAAGATCATCTGCTGGCTGGAATGCGAGGGCCACATTAACAAGGACTTCCGATTACAACTCCTCACCTGGTTTAGCCTGAGATCAACGGAACAGGAACGCAGGGTGGTTAGTACCTTTATTCAAACACTATTTGACGATCCGAGTAGCTTAGCCGGACAACTCATCGATTCGTTTTCTGACATCGTATCTTCTAAGAGGCCTCGCAACGGGTTTTGCAGTATGCTTTGGCATTAACCCCCCGCCCCCGCCAAAAGGGCGCCCAGGTTGGAGAAACAGCTAAACTTAATTTTAACCCTGATTTTGATCATATCATGTCAGATTGATTCTATTGCTCATTCTCTGTACAGGcaaaaacatttaattttttgtcaaGTTGCTAGTTGAAGTAATTCATTGGTATAGTGGACAAGCCTTAGCCTGTCCAGCTAAAAACATTCTGGGTATTTGTGTAGGCAGATCTATGACTTCCTCAGTGAGGGAAAGAGTTCAGATTCAAGAAAACTTACATTgtagaaaacaattttcttgtttttttagaGGCAGCATTTATTGGCTCAGCCAAAACTAATATTACTTTGTGCATTTTGGCAAGACAATAGTTGAATTTATGTTATAATCTTTGGAAGTCTTATGTTTATTCTCTGCATTTGCAATTCTTCCTGGATTCTGCTTTTCTGTAGTTGTGTGTGTAATTCTTGTCCACAAAAGATAAAATTTCCTCGACCCTAGGGTTCCACATCTTAGCTTGATGGGATAGGAATATAGGATAGTGGAGGTAAATTTTAGTGACTTAACAGTGGATTAAGAAATATTAAGGAAAAGAAAACTCACAAAATAGCATCTAAAATACTTAAAATTGATACTTCATTATTACAGGAGTTTGCTATTGTATCCTAATAACGTTGAATCTTAAACACACTAGAATTTCTTCTCCCTCTCTATATTATTGAGAATATTATCATTTATCATTTATATCTCATTTTCCATTCCTATCtatccttataaatacatatcttCATGTACTTCAAACATCATGATTATTCTCAGAACAATTGTTCTCATTTGGTATCAGTAGACTAAACAATCCATGGCTACAAACTAtacagagaaagagagagaaatgcCGCTGCCACCACTAACCCTCGTCGTCGACCGTCTTCTTGCATCATCTTCCATATTGTCTATCCAATAACAGCCTTGAAAAATACCCTACAAACAGTCCATCACTTCATCTCAATGAAACATACTTCCTATCTTGACTGAGACTCTTTgtatccttataaatacatcTCTTCATCATATACTTATATCATCAAcggattgatcaataataagattATTCTCAGAATTATTGTTCTCATTTGGTATTA encodes:
- the LOC116026818 gene encoding VIN3-like protein 1 isoform X2; translation: MDLEDRFLVKVSGIQSLSSSVHSTPEKNGNSDDSSRSPDSLQKSLNSGIAKDLSHPSFNKEKKKLGSSTCKMIIEHPAKPSKKTLKSQELKRPSSSPRDHHPSRKQQRKGENPVRIPPSAGHCADVKCSNSWICKNSACRATISMDDTFCKRCSCCICHLFDDNKDPSLWLECTSESGQGESCGLTCHIECALQRGKVGVVELGQLMQLDGSYCCASCGKVSGILRYWKKQLSIAKDARRVDILCYRIYLSYRLLDGTSRFKELHEIIIEAKAKLETEVGPLGGVSANMARGIVSRLSVAGDVQSLCSLAIEKADEWLNTKSSVVPNCKEGSLPAACKFLFEEVTSSSVVIVLIELSSSSSERVQGYKLWYCRAREDTHAKEPVCVFPRSQRRVLISNLKPCTEYSFRIVSYTESSDLGHSEVKCFTKSVEIIHRNLSSIARNHGKDSLDTGGSSSGKEDNEAMTRIESDSGFRVRDLGKILRLAWAQQQGCLDGFCGVEIRKCCGGCNIVKPESVQQDHKPSASRQLDLNVASVPDLNEDLILPIDSSRDEDNECTLRQTVEADDAVSHDNQRNGVARSHGSGDSQNWIHPQTGEATAVDSKAQASRKRAASNYAEPRDSDSTLMNGSPIQVHNASGCLDESFEYCVKIICWLECEGHINKDFRLQLLTWFSLRSTEQERRVVSTFIQTLFDDPSSLAGQLIDSFSDIVSSKRPRNGFCSMLWH
- the LOC116026818 gene encoding VIN3-like protein 1 isoform X1, whose translation is MLGSRYWIQRFKICCSSTLLGSSNFRESTFESLVNSSISVSGIQSLSSSVHSTPEKNGNSDDSSRSPDSLQKSLNSGIAKDLSHPSFNKEKKKLGSSTCKMIIEHPAKPSKKTLKSQELKRPSSSPRDHHPSRKQQRKGENPVRIPPSAGHCADVKCSNSWICKNSACRATISMDDTFCKRCSCCICHLFDDNKDPSLWLECTSESGQGESCGLTCHIECALQRGKVGVVELGQLMQLDGSYCCASCGKVSGILRYWKKQLSIAKDARRVDILCYRIYLSYRLLDGTSRFKELHEIIIEAKAKLETEVGPLGGVSANMARGIVSRLSVAGDVQSLCSLAIEKADEWLNTKSSVVPNCKEGSLPAACKFLFEEVTSSSVVIVLIELSSSSSERVQGYKLWYCRAREDTHAKEPVCVFPRSQRRVLISNLKPCTEYSFRIVSYTESSDLGHSEVKCFTKSVEIIHRNLSSIARNHGKDSLDTGGSSSGKEDNEAMTRIESDSGFRVRDLGKILRLAWAQQQGCLDGFCGVEIRKCCGGCNIVKPESVQQDHKPSASRQLDLNVASVPDLNEDLILPIDSSRDEDNECTLRQTVEADDAVSHDNQRNGVARSHGSGDSQNWIHPQTGEATAVDSKAQASRKRAASNYAEPRDSDSTLMNGSPIQVHNASGCLDESFEYCVKIICWLECEGHINKDFRLQLLTWFSLRSTEQERRVVSTFIQTLFDDPSSLAGQLIDSFSDIVSSKRPRNGFCSMLWH